Part of the Kitasatospora sp. NBC_00374 genome is shown below.
GCCGTGCCCGCCGCCGGGGACGGCCAGGAAGGTGTCCCCGGTGGTGCGGAGGGTGAGCGTGCCGCGGGCGAAGACCTCCGGGGCGGGCTCGCCCGGGGCGAAGTCCAGCTCGGGCAGCGGCTCCAGCGGCAGCGGCTCGGCCCGGCACCCGTGCAGGTACTGGCGCTCGTACCGGACGCCGCCGGTGATGCCCTTGGTCTCGCCCACCTGGGGGCCGTAGTTGACCCGGCCGAGCGACTCCACCAGCAGCTCGACCTCGGCGCCGCCCGCCGCCGTCACCGGATCGCCCTCGGCGCCCCGGTACAGCTCGGCCACCCGCTTGCCGTCGAGGCGCAGCGTCGCGCGGTCCCGCAGGCCCTCGACCACGAGCGGGAGTTCGGGGCCGGGCCCGGGGATCCGGAAGGTGTAGCGGACCAGGCCGTGTTCCAGACCGAGCTCCTCCAGCGTCGGCGGCACCGGAGCCTCGACCGCAGGCCCGAACGGCAGTTCGGCGAATTCGGTCAGCTCCACCCGGCCGGCCGCCAGCACCTCGGGCAGCTCGGGGAAGGCGGGTGTGCGGTCGTCCAGGAAGCGGGCCTGCTCCGGGTGTTCGGCCGCGAACTCGGCCAGCACCGCGCGGAACAGCTCGTACTTCCCGGTCGGCGCGCCACGCTCGTCCAGCGGGGCGTGGTAGTCGTAGGACGTGGTGACCGGCTGGTACGGGGAGCGGGTCCACTCGGTCGAGTTGTGCGGCGCGTCCTCGTGGTTGGCGCCGGCGCCGGTACCGAAGTTGGTGCCGCCGTGCGCCATGTAGAGGTTGACCGAGCCGCCGGCCGCCAGGATCCGGCGCAGGGTGTCGGCGGCGTCCGCGGCGTCCCGGGTGTGGTGCGGCTTGTCCCAGTGGTCGAACCAGCCGTTCCAGTACTCCATGCAGAACGGCGGGTCCTGCGGCCGGTGCCGGCGCAGCAGCTCGAAGCCCGCCTCCGGGTCGGAGCCGAAGTTGACGGTGGCCAGGACCCCGGGCAGCGTCCCGGCCGCGAGCATGTGGTCCGTCGGACCGTCCGAGGTGAACAGCGGGACGGTGACGCCCCGGCGCAGCAGCCCGTCGGCGAGGTGGCGCAGGTAGGCACGGTCGCTGCCGAAGGAGCCGTACTCGTTCTCCACCTGGACCAGCAGCACGTTGCCGCCCCGGTCCACCTGACGGTCCACGAGGTCGGGCAGCAGCACGTCGAGGAAGGCGTCGACGGCGGCCAGGTACTGCGGGTCGGAGGTCCGCGCCCGGCGGCCCACGCGCGCGGTGAGCCAGGCCGGCAGGCCGCCGTTGTCCCACTCGGCGCAGATGTACGGGCCGGGGCGGACGATCGCCCACAGGCCCTGGCGGGCCGCCTCGTCCAGGAACGCGGGCAGTTCGGCCAACCGCTCGAACCGGCCCTCGGCGGGTTCGTGCAGGTTCCACGGCACGTACGTCTCGACGGTGTTCAGGCCCATCGCGCGCAGTGCGGCCAGCCGTTGGGGCCACTGCTCGGGCCGGGTACGGAAGTAGTGCACGGCCCCGGAGAGGATCCGAAGCGGCTGCCCGTCCAGTGCGAAGCCGGTGGAGTCAGAGGTGAGCATGCCTCCAGCCTGCGGGAACGCCCCCGGTGGAGCCATGGACAAAGCCCGGCGGCGTGTTGGATTGTTCGTCCGGTGGGCAGGGTGACGGGGTACGCCCGGCCCGCGGACGAGTGGGGAGCAGATGGAGCGCTGGTGGCAGTACCTCACCCCCGGCCCGGCCCAGCTGCGGACCGGGTTGGCCTGTCTGGGGGTCGGGATGCAGCGCGGACGCCTGCCGACCGTGGGGCCCCGGACACTGGACCACTGGGTGGCCGTGGTGGTCACCGGCGGCCGCGGCTGGTTCGAGGAGCCGGACGGCACCCGTCGGCCGGTGACCGGTCCCGCGGTGCTGTGGCTGCGGCCCGGTGTCCCGCACCACTACGCGCCCGACGAGCGCGGCTGGGCCGAGTCCTTCGTCGACTTCGCCGGCCCCGCCACCGCGGCCTACGCCGAGCTGGGCCTGCTGCCGGAGGCCACCGTGGTGCCGCTGACCAGTGCGGAGCCCGCGCAGCGGGTGGTGGCGCGGATCGCCGGGGCCTGCCGCCGGGGTGGTCCGCTGACCGGGGCGGACGCGGCGGCGGGCGTGCACGAGCTGCTGGTGGAACTGCGCCGGCACCGGGCCGACCTGGACCCGGAGGGCGCCCCGGTGCTGGAGGTGCTGCGGCGGGACGCCTTCCTGCCGCTGTCGGTGGCGGAGCACGCCCGCCGGGCCGGCATGTCGGTGGCGGAGCTGCGCCGGGCGGTGCGCTCGGTGGGGGCGGTCGGGCCCAAGGAGTTCCTGCTGGCGGTGCGGCTGAACGAGGCCAAGGAGCTGCTGGCGGCGAGCGAGCTGCCGGTCGCCGCGGTGGCCCGGCGGGTGGGGTACGCGGACCCGGCGTACTTCACCCGGATCTTCACCCGGCGGGTCGGGGTGGCACCGTCGGTGTTCCGGGCCCAGCAGTACCGCGGCGACGGCCGGCTGCGCACGGTGCGGGCGGAGGATCTGGCGGCCGAGCTGACCGGGCTGTACGGCCCGGAGAGGGGCCGGGCGGAGGCGGGTCTGGCCACCGGGTAACCTCGATGACCGTGGACCCCAAGACTCGTATGCGGATCGTGACCGGCGCCCTGGTGCTGCTGCTGGTCGTCGTGGTGGTCAGTTCGCTCGTGCGGAGCTGAGCCGGGACCGACCCGGGAAACGACGACGGCGCGGGGGCCACCGGGTGGTGGCCCCCGCGCCGTCGCGGCGGGGTCGGACGGGTCAGAGCGCGCCGACCACGTAGTCGATGCAGGCGGTGAGCGCCTGGACGTCCGCCGGGTCGACGGCCGGGAACATCGCGATCCGCAGCTGGTTGCGGCCGAGCTTGCGGTACGGCTCGGTGTCGACGATGCCGTTGGCCCGCAGGGCCTTGGCGATCGCGGCGGCGTCGATCGACTCGTCGAAGTCGATCGTGCCGACCACCTGCGAGCGCTCCTCGGGCTTGGCCACGAAGGGCTGCGCGAAGGAGGCCTTCTCGGCCCAGGTGTAGAGGATGGAGGAGGACTCCGCGGTGCGGGCCACCGCCCAGTCCAGGCCGCCGTTGCCGTTCAGCCACTCCAGCTGGTCGGCCAGCAGGAACAGCGTCGAGATCGCCGGGGTGTTGTACGTCTGGTCCTTCGAGGAGTTGTCGATCGCGGTCGGCAGGTCGAAGAACGGCGGGATGTACCGGCCGGAGGCGGCGATCTCGGCGGCGCGCTCCAGAGCGGCCGGGGAGAAGGTCGCCAGCCACAGGCCGCCCTCGGAGGCGAAGGACTTCTGCGGCGCGAAGTAGTAGACGTCGGTCTCGGTGATGTCGACCGGGAGGCCGCCGGCGCCGGAGGTGGCGTCGACCAGGACGAGGGAGCCCTCGTCGCCGCCGGCCGGGCGGCGGATCGGCATCGCCACACCGGTCGAGGTCTCGTTGTGGGTGAGCGCGTAGACGTCCACCCCGGCCTCGGCGACCGGCAGCGGGTGGGTGCCCGGCTCGGACTTGATCACCGAGGGGTCGCCCAGCCAGGGCGCCGCCTTGACCGAGGACGCGAACTTGGAGGAGAACTCGCCGAAGTTGAGGTGCTGGGACTTCTCGCGGACGAGGCCGAAGGCCGCGATGTCCCAGAACGCGGTGGAGCCGCCGTTGCCCAGTACCACCTGGTAGCCCTCGGGAAGCGAGAACAGGTCGGCGACGCCCTCACGGACGCGCTTGACCACGTTCTTGACCGGGGCCTGCCGGTGGGAGGTGCCCAGCAGCGAGGTGCCGGTGGCCGCGAGGGCGCTCAGCGCCTCGGGACGCACCTTGGAGGGGCCACAGCCGAAACGGCCGTCGGCGGGCTTGATGTCAGCGGGGATCTGGATCTGAGCCACAGGCGCAGCCTACTGCCCCGGCCTGTGCGCGCGGTACGGAAGTCCGCCCGCTGAGATGCGATTCCCGCTGCTCGGACGGGTCCGGAACGCGGTTCCGGACCCGCCCGAAAGGGTGATGCCTGGTCAGCGCGTGAGCGCGTCCCAGCCCTCGACGTCCTGCGGGCTGCGCGAGGCGGGGCCGATGTAGCGGGCGGCCGGGCGGACCAGCCGGCCGGTGCGCTTCTGCTCCAGGATGTGGGCGGACCAGCCGGCCGTCCGGGCGCAGGTGAACATCGAGGTGAACATGTGGGCCGGGACCTCGGCGAAGTCCAGCATGATCGCGGCCCAGAACTCCACGTTGGTGGCGAGCACGCGGTCGGGACGGCGGTTGTGCAGCTCCTCCAGCGCGGCCTTCTCCAGCGCCTCGGCGATCTCGAAGCGCGGGGCGCCGAGCTCCTTGGCGGTGCGGCGCAGCACGCGGGCGCGCGGGTCCTCGGCGCGGTAGACGCGGTGGCCGAAGCCCATCAGGCGCTCGCCCTTGTCGAGGGCCTTCTTCACGTACCCGACGGCGTCGCCGGTGCGCTCGATCTCCTCGATCATGCCGAGCACGCGGGACGGGGCGCCGCCGTGCAGCGGGCCGGACATCGCGCCGACCGCGCCGGAGAGCGCGGCCGCCACGTCGGCGCCGGTGGAGGCGATGACGCGGGCGGTGAAGGTGGAGGCGTTCATGCCGTGCTCGGCGGCCGAGGTCCAGTAGGCGTCGACGGCCTTGACGTGCTTCGGGTCGGGCTCGCCCCGCCAGCGGATCATGAACCGCTCGACGATGGTCTCGGCCTTGTCGATCTCGCTCTGCGGGACCATCGGCCGGCCCTGGCCGCGGGCGGACTGGGCCACGTAGGACAGCGCCATCACGGCGGCCCGGGCGAGGTCGTCGCGGGCCTGCTCGGCGGAGATGTCGAGCAGCGGCTTGAGACCCCAGACCGGGGCGAGCATCGCGAGGGCGGACTGCACGTCGACCCGGATGTCACCGGAGTGGACCGGGATCGGGAACGGCTCGGCGGCGGGCAGACCGGGGGCGAACTTCCCGTCGACCAGCAGACCCCAGACGTGGCCGAAGGAGACGTGACCCACGAGGTCTTCGATGTCCACACCGCGGTAGCGCAGGGCGCCGCCTTCACGGTCTGGCTCGGCGATCTCGCTCTCGAAGGCGACTACCCCTTCGAGCCCGGGTACGAAATCGGACATCAGACGGCTCCTTCAGTGATCCGATACGGCGCGTCGCGATGGTGGTGCGGCGCGTCGGTGACCGATGGTGGTTGGCACTCGGTGTCAGACTCTCAGGCACCCAGTGCATTGCGCCATACACCACCACGGTGATGTTTCCCCCATGGGCCACTCCGGCCCCGGGCCGCGTGTCCGGCATCGTTGGCGGACGTTCCGGGAAAATCCGGATGTCTCCGGACAAGTCTCCCGCGCGGAGGGCGGTGGAGCGGTGGCGAGACACCTTATCTCCCACCCGGGTTTGCACGGACGTAGCGGTGCCCGACGCTTGTCGTACGGGATGATGTTGGCGTGCCTACCGCGGAACGCCACCCGACAGCCCTGACCACGCGCACCGAGGGCCGGCCCGGACCGGACCTGGCTGCGATGCGCAAGCAGTACCAGCACGACGGCCTGGCCGAGGCCAAGATCGCCGCCGACCCGGTGGCCCAGTTCACCGACTGGTTCCACGAGGCGGTGGCGGCCGGCGTGGAGGAGCCCAACGCCATGGTGCTCTCCACCGCCGACGCGGCCGGACGACCCGGCTCCCGTACCGTGCTGCTCAAGGGCTTCGACCGCCGCGGCTTCGTTTTCTACACCAACTACGGGTCCCGCAAGGGCGCCGACCTGGCCGCCAACCCGCAGGCCTCGCTGCTCTTCCCGTGGATCTCGCTGGCCCGCCAGGTGATCGTGGGCGGCCGGGTGGAGAAGGTCGGCCGGGACGAGACCGCCGCCTACTTCCGCACCCGCCCGCACGGCTCCCAGCTCGGCGCCTGGGCCAGCGAGCAGTCCAGCCCGGTGGCCGGCCGCGAGGTGCTGGAGCGGCGCTACGCCGACCTGGAGGCCCGCTACCCGGAGGGCGAAGGCGTGCCGGTCCCGCCGTTCTGGGGCGGCTACCGGGTGATCCCGGACACCGTCGAGTTCTGGCAGGGACGCGAGAACCGGCTGCACGACCGGCTCCGCTACCTCGTCGAGGGCGAGGGCTGGCGGGTGGAGCGGCTCTGCCCCTGAGCCCTCCGGCGAGGTGCCCGGCCGGCCCCGGCGCGATGGCCGAAACCCGCTGCAGGCAAAGCCCGTTGGGGTAGGTCCCGTGGGTCCCGCGGTGCGAGAGTGTCCGGCATGACGGGATTCACCGAAGTGACGCTCGGCGACGGCACGTCGGTCCTGCTGCAGGTCTTCGACCTGGCGGCGCCCGGGCCGGCGGCGGGCGCCGCCGACCTCCCCGACCTGCCGGGCGACTCCGGCCCGACGGTGGCCGTGGGCCGGGCCCGGGACGCCGCGCACACCACCGCCCAGGCCCTGCGGGAGGCCCTGCGCCCGCTCGGCGGAGTGCTCGACCTGGTGCACGGCGCGGTGCTCTCCGCCGCCCGGCCGCCCGAGCAGGTCGAGGTGGAGTTCGGCGTCAAGCTGTCGAAGGACCTGCGGCTGGGCATCGTGTCGGCCGGGGCGGAGGCCGCGCTCGTCGTCCGCGCGAGCTGGCGGACCGGCCGCCCCGCCGCGGCCGTTCCGGCACCCTCCCCCGCCGAGCGGGCCGCGCCCTGACAGGGCCGAGAGGGGCGGTTTTGCGTCAATCGACGACGGACGGCGATCCGGACGCACCGGTCAAGGCCGCGCACGCCGCCCTCTACCGGGCCGGCGAGGCGCGCGCCTACGGCGGCGGCCTGCTGCTCGCCGGTGGCCGGGTGCTGACCTGCGCGCACGTGGTCAACCAGGCCCTCGGCCGGCCCCCGTTCGCCCAGCCGCCGCCCGTCGAGCGGGACGGCGCGGTCGACGGGCTGCTGGTGGCGCTGCCCGGCCTGGCGCCCGACGGACGCTACCGGGTCGCGGTCGAGCGGTGGCTCCCGGGGCGCGGCGGTGCGGGGGAGGAGGACGTCCGGGAAGGCGACCCGGAGTGGTCGGCCGACCTCGCGCTGCTCAGGCTCGTGGACCGGCCCGCGCACCCCGTACCCGGCGCGCCGCTCGGCCGGCACCGCACCGGCCCCTCCGCCTTCGCCTGGTACGGCAGCGGCAACCCGAGCACCGTGGCCGCCGTGGTGGTGCAGGGGGTCACCGACCGCTGGCTCGTCCTGGACACCCCGGACTCCGCCCAGGGCCTGGTCGAGGGGTACAGCGGCTCGCCGCTGTGGGACCGCGGCCGGCAGCGGGTGGTCGGACTGGTGGTCAGCCGCCGGGGCAGGCGGGCCTTCGCCATCCCGACCGGCGTGATCGCCGAACACCTCCCGGGGCTGCTGCCGGCCGGCCGGCCGGGCCACGCGGAGGACGAGCCCCGGCCGTACCCGGCCGGCGACGCCCCGCTGTGGCGCCGGCTCGTCGAACCGGTCCACCGCTACCTGCCCGACGCCCCCGAGCGCGCGGACGCCGCGCTGGACCTGGCCACCCGGCTGGGCACCCCGCCCCCGGCCGACGGCGAGCTGGCGGCGCCGGAGTGGTTCGCGCTGACCGCGCTCTCCGCCCCGCACGGAGTCGCCACCCTCGTCGCGGTGCTGGCCGACCGCGCGCCCACCCGGGAGGAGCGGACCGCCCTGCAGGTGCAGGCGGTCTTCCTGGCGCCCGACGAACTGCTGACCGCCCCCGAGCACCGCGAGCTGCTCGCTCTGCTCGCCGGCCACCCGGCGGCTCCCCACCGGGTCGCCGCCCGCGCGCTGCCGCTGGGGCCCACCCCGGCCCAGGCCGACTGGCCCGAGCTGGTCCGGGTCCTGGAGGGCTACCGGCCGCGCTTCGGCCAGGTCCCGTACCTGCTCCAGGTGATCGAGTTCGCGGCCCGGGAGGCCGCCGACGAGGGGGCCCGCACCGCCCTGCAGAACTGGAACGACGCGGTGGCCGACCGCCTGGACCTGGTGGCCGCGCTGGCCGGGCACCGGACCCGGGCAGCCGAGGCCGAGCGGATCCGCCGGGCCCGCGAGGAGGCCGAGGCGCCGCTGGTCCAGGTGCAGCTGTGGCGCTCCGGCGGCGCCGACCTGTTCGGCTGCACCCTGCGGGTGCACGGCGCGGACGGCTCCGTGCTGCACCGCGGCTTCCACGACACCCCGCTCAGCCGGTCGGCGCTGCTGGAGGTGCTCGCCGAGGTGCTCGCCCACGCCACCCGGGAGAGCGAGCCGGGCACGGTGCCGAAGGTGGAGTTCTTCGTCCGCAAGGACGACCTCGACCTCGACGTCGACCGGTGGGTCTACCGTCCCGACGACCTGTTCCCCAGCGTGCTCGGCCAGGACTTCCTGGTGGTGCTGCGCTGCCCCGAACTGCGCCGGCCGGAGTACCGGCCCGAGCTCCGCTACCGCTGGCAGGCCCGGCACACCGGGCGCGTACTGCCCCAGGAGGAGCGTGATCCGGCCGTCCAGGAGCGCGGCCGGCCGGCGCCGGTCAGCGGGGTCGCCCTGTGCTGCCCGCCCGCCGGGACGGGCGTCCTGCGCGCCATCGCGCTGGCCGTCGGCGTCCCCGGCGTGGTGTGGCCGAGGCCGACGGCCGACCGGCGGGCCGGCGCGCTGCTGCGCGAGCTGACCGCCGGGCTGACGGTCGCCCAGCTGCCGCGGGCGGTCTACGAGGCCCGGATCAGGGCCGGGGAGGGCGGCGTCGGGCAGCACCTCGCGCTGGTCTACGACGGCCCGGACGGCATACCGGCCGCGCTGCCGCTCAGCGACCCCCAGTGAGCCGTCCGGCGAACCACGCGGCGAACCGCCCGGTGACGGCCGATCAGAGAGAGGGACACGCACCATGACTGCCGATCCGAACGGCTGGCGGCTGTACCGCGGGGACCGGGTCCCCCGCCCGCGCGAGCTGCCGCCGCCCCCGCCCTGGCGGCGGTTCCCGGCCGACGGCGCCGAACGGCACGCGAGCAGGTACCACATCACCGAGGCCGAGGCGGACGTCGTCAACGCCGCACTCCACCTGCGCCGCCCGCTGCTCGTCACCGGCCCGCCCGGCACCGGCAAGTCGTCCCTCGCCCACGCGATCGCCCACGAGCTGGGGCTCGGGGCCCCGCTGCGCTGGGACGTCAACAGCCGGACCCAGCTGACCGACGGCCTGTACCGCTACGACGCGGTCGGCCGGCTGCGCGACGCCGGGCGCGCCGGCGAGGACAGCCAGGACCTCGGCAGCTACCTGCGGCTCGGCCCGCTCGGCACGGCCCTGGCCACCGGCGCGCCGGGCCGCCCGCGGGTGCTGCTGGTGGACGAGCTGGACAAGGGCGACGTCGACCTGCCCAACGACCTGCTGGTGGTCTTCGAGGAAGGCGAGTTCGTGATCCCCGAACTGGCCCGGCTCGGCACCGGCCAGGCCGAGGTGCCGGTCATGGTCGAGGGCGGCCGGGAACGGCACACCGTGCGGCACGGCCGGGTCGCCTGCCGCGAGTTCCCGGTCGTGGTGCTCACCAGCAACGGCGAGCGCGACTTCCCGCCGGCGTTCCTGCGCCGGTGCGTCCGGCTGGACCTCCGACCGCCGACCGGGCCGCAGCTGCGGGAGATCGTCGCCGCCCACCTGGGCGCCGAAGGCCTGGCGGCCGCCGAGGACCTGATCGCCGCGTTCCTGGAACGACGGGACACCGGCCAGGCGGTCCTGGCCACCGACCAGCTGCTGAACGCCGTGCACCTGCGGATCAACGGGGTCGACCTGGAACGCGACCACCTGGTGGCCGCGGTGCTGCGCTCGCTGGACGACGCCGGGCCCGCGCAGTGACCGAACCGTCCCCGGTCGAGCGCCTGTACGCGGTGCTGGCGGCGGCCGGGATCACCCTCACCGCCGCCGAGCTCGCCGAAGTGCTGTGGCTGGCCGCCCGGGTGGCCCCGGCCGCGGTCGCCCCCGGGCCGGCGGCGGCCGCGCCGCCCGCTCGGCCCGGACCGCCCGCTCCGCCCGGTCCGGACGGCGCCGTCCACGGCGACATCCTGCCGCCGCCCCCTGGCGCCGACGTGTACGCGGCGGCGGGCCCGGCCGTGGACGGCGCCGCCGCGCTGCCCGTCCTGCTGCGGGCCGACCGGGCGCTGCCGGCGCAGCGCCGGCTCACCCGCGCCCTGCGACCGCTGCGGCGCCCGGTGCCCTCGTCCCGCGAGCGGGAACTCGACGAGAACGCGACCGCCGACCTGGTGGCCGACACCGGCGTGCTCGACCTCGCGCTGCGCCCACGCCGCGAACGCTGGCTGGACGTCGCCCTGGTGGTCGACGACGGCCTGTCCATGCAGGTCTGGCGCGAACTCTCCCGGGAGCTGGGCGCGTTGCTGCAGAGCGCCGGGATCTTCCGCCGGGTCAGGAGCTACGGTCTGGACACCCGGCACCCGGACGGCCCGTACCTGTCCCACCGCCCGTTCGCGGCCCCGGGGACGCCGCTGCCGCCCCGCGCGGTGTGCCCCGCCGACGGCCGCGGTGTGGTCCTGGTGCTCTCGGACGCGGTGGGCGCCGGCTGGCGGGAAGGCCGGATCGAACCGCTGCTGGCGGCCTGGGCCCGTACCTGCCCCACCGCCGTCCTGCAGCCACTGCCCCCGCGGCTGTGGCCCGGCACCGGCCTGCGGACCGAGACCAAGCTGCTGACCGGCGCCCGGGCCGGCTGCCCCAACACCGGCTGGCGGGTCGCCGACCCGGTGCTGCCGCCGGACCTCGCGCCGTTCGGCGGCCTGCCGGTGCCGGTCCTGGAGTTCGGCCCGGCGGCCGTGGCGTCCTGGGCCGCCCTGGTCGCCGGCACAGGCGCGATCACCGTCCAGGTCGCCGAGGTCGACGGCGCCGGCCGGCCGGCCGCCGACGTACCCCGGCCCGCCCCGGGGGCGGAGCAGGCACCGGACATGCGGTCCAGGCTCGCGCTGTTCCACGCCGCCGCCTCGCCCGAGGCCTTCCGGCTGGCCGGTCACCTGGCCGCCGTCCGCCCGCTGACGCTGCCGGTGATGCGCCTGGTGCAGCGGGCGGTCCTGGGCGGGCGGAGCAGCCCGGCCCACCTCGCCGAAGTACTGCTCGGCGGCCTGCTGCGCCGCACACCCGCGGACGGCGCGCCCGCCGATGCGACGTTTACCGGCGGCGCGCCCGCCGACCGGCCGGCCGGTGACGCCGCAGGCCGGCCGGTCCGCTACGACTTCCGCCCGGGGCTGCGAGAGCTGCTGCTGGAGTCGCTGCCCAGCCGGGAGGTGCTGGGCACCGCCGCACTCGTCACGGACCTGCTGCGGCGCGGGACGGCCGGCGGCCGGTACCTGCCGGCCCTGCAGGCCGGCACCGGGGGCAGCGCCGCGCTGCCCCCGGGTGCCCGGGCCTTCGCGGGCACGGACACCGCGCTGCTCGGCCACTTCGCGCCCGGCCGGGCGGCCACCGACGGCGGGCCGGTCACGGACGTGCCGTTCGGGGCCCTGGCGGAGCGGGACGGGGCGCTCGCCGCCCTGGTCCGCGAACAGCGCTGGCCCGAGGCCGTCGAGCTCGGCGAGCAGGTCCTGGAACGGGTGCTGGCCGAGTCCGGCCCGGACCACCCGGCGGTGCTGGGCGGGCGGTTCGACCTGGCGGAGTGGATCGGGGCCGCGGGTGCCCCGCAGACCGCGCTGCGCCTGTGCCGCGACCTGCTCGCGGACCTGCTCGCCCGGCTGGGGCCCGACCACGGCCGGGTGGACGCGCTGCGCGCCCGGATCGGGCACTGGAGCGGCTGGTCGGGCGACTGGGCCGCGGCCGTGGCCGCCTACCGTGACCTGCTGCCCGAGCAGGAGCGGCGGCTCGGCACCGACCACCCCG
Proteins encoded:
- a CDS encoding SAV_2336 N-terminal domain-related protein; amino-acid sequence: MTEPSPVERLYAVLAAAGITLTAAELAEVLWLAARVAPAAVAPGPAAAAPPARPGPPAPPGPDGAVHGDILPPPPGADVYAAAGPAVDGAAALPVLLRADRALPAQRRLTRALRPLRRPVPSSRERELDENATADLVADTGVLDLALRPRRERWLDVALVVDDGLSMQVWRELSRELGALLQSAGIFRRVRSYGLDTRHPDGPYLSHRPFAAPGTPLPPRAVCPADGRGVVLVLSDAVGAGWREGRIEPLLAAWARTCPTAVLQPLPPRLWPGTGLRTETKLLTGARAGCPNTGWRVADPVLPPDLAPFGGLPVPVLEFGPAAVASWAALVAGTGAITVQVAEVDGAGRPAADVPRPAPGAEQAPDMRSRLALFHAAASPEAFRLAGHLAAVRPLTLPVMRLVQRAVLGGRSSPAHLAEVLLGGLLRRTPADGAPADATFTGGAPADRPAGDAAGRPVRYDFRPGLRELLLESLPSREVLGTAALVTDLLRRGTAGGRYLPALQAGTGGSAALPPGARAFAGTDTALLGHFAPGRAATDGGPVTDVPFGALAERDGALAALVREQRWPEAVELGEQVLERVLAESGPDHPAVLGGRFDLAEWIGAAGAPQTALRLCRDLLADLLARLGPDHGRVDALRARIGHWSGWSGDWAAAVAAYRDLLPEQERRLGTDHPDALFSRHQTAFWTAFGGDTAAALPLYRDLLPRQIRVLGPEDRETLRTRANIASMTGLSGRSAEALDLWRALLPDLRRTLGPGDQLTLVAEAEIGHWTGVNGDPAAALRMITPLLPRLAEALGPHHPTPYGFRRRAAQWTGETGDAAGAAALLRDLLADAGRWLTPEHPEILVGRAAHAYWTACAGGAAEGLRRLRDLLPELDGILGPDHPDTRWAREAVSRLAQEEHERAGGAHASPNE